In Burkholderia savannae, one genomic interval encodes:
- a CDS encoding inhibitor of vertebrate lysozyme family protein yields the protein MIIRHYRSTARRAALAVLVAGIAGAAAAADEPAQTPTFSEAIAQSAHRAEWQRMIASEKRVPEWLASDNRVSSPYRREQVEGASYLVGWMCKPHDCAANQFYGVIDEDSHRVWGMLVTLPETPGAYDAPSKYASFRWFGMPDERMKAYLQDQLKQDPNWK from the coding sequence ATGATCATTCGACATTATCGTTCGACCGCTCGCCGCGCGGCGCTCGCCGTCCTGGTTGCCGGCATCGCGGGTGCGGCGGCGGCCGCCGACGAGCCGGCGCAGACGCCGACTTTTTCCGAGGCCATCGCGCAGAGCGCGCATCGCGCCGAGTGGCAGCGGATGATCGCCAGCGAGAAGCGAGTGCCGGAATGGCTCGCAAGCGACAACCGGGTCAGCTCGCCGTACCGGCGCGAGCAGGTCGAGGGCGCGTCGTATCTGGTGGGCTGGATGTGCAAGCCGCACGATTGCGCGGCCAATCAGTTCTACGGCGTGATCGACGAGGATTCTCATCGGGTGTGGGGGATGCTGGTGACGCTGCCGGAGACGCCGGGCGCATACGACGCGCCGAGCAAGTACGCGAGCTTCCGCTGGTTCGGCATGCCGGACGAACGGATGAAGGCGTATCTGCAGGATCAATTGAAGCAGGACCCGAACTGGAAGTGA
- a CDS encoding serine hydrolase: MPSTPHRPRTRHFLVRLMSAVCVVWFASVLCVALASPAHAAGKACARTSAAHGSACRVARSAHAKPVKHVKRAARARHRHPHAKQKRMALHRKTGHRARSTALAHQPTRKRQRAPHRAVVAAEKPKLLASCGYTAASRSLLRSRAAYVVDERTGAVLIEKNANRVVPIASITKLMTSMVALDTRAPMSRPLRVSAQDRDYEKFTGSRLKVGSVLSRRDMLHIALMSSENRAAAALSRDYPGGRPAFVAAMNRKARTLGMKRTHFVNATGLSPRNVSTARDLSRLVAAANRYPRIKTFSTDTSKTVFPGRGQLQYVNSDALVRAGDSSIVLQKTGFINEAGHCVVLRYAVRGRPVDIVLLGAPGPSDHLADARKIRNWLTCSMP, encoded by the coding sequence ATGCCCTCCACGCCGCATCGTCCGCGCACCCGTCACTTTCTCGTCCGTCTGATGTCCGCCGTCTGCGTCGTCTGGTTCGCGTCCGTTCTGTGCGTCGCGCTCGCGTCGCCCGCCCATGCGGCGGGAAAGGCCTGCGCTCGCACGTCGGCCGCGCACGGCAGCGCCTGTCGCGTCGCGCGCAGCGCTCATGCGAAGCCGGTGAAGCACGTCAAGCGCGCCGCCCGCGCGCGGCATCGTCATCCGCATGCGAAGCAAAAGCGCATGGCGCTCCACCGCAAGACCGGGCATCGCGCGCGTTCGACCGCGCTTGCGCATCAGCCGACGCGCAAGCGCCAGCGCGCGCCGCACCGCGCCGTCGTCGCGGCCGAGAAGCCGAAGCTGCTCGCGAGCTGCGGCTACACGGCCGCGTCACGCAGCCTGTTACGTTCGCGCGCAGCCTACGTCGTCGACGAACGGACGGGCGCGGTGCTGATCGAGAAGAACGCGAACCGTGTCGTGCCGATTGCGTCGATCACGAAACTGATGACGTCGATGGTCGCGCTCGACACGCGCGCGCCGATGTCGCGGCCGCTGCGCGTGAGCGCGCAGGACCGCGACTACGAGAAATTCACGGGATCGCGGCTGAAAGTCGGCTCGGTGCTGTCGCGCCGCGACATGCTGCACATCGCGCTGATGTCGTCGGAAAACCGCGCGGCGGCGGCGCTGTCGCGCGACTATCCAGGCGGACGGCCCGCGTTCGTCGCCGCGATGAACCGCAAGGCGCGCACGCTCGGCATGAAGCGTACGCACTTCGTCAACGCGACCGGGCTGTCGCCGCGCAACGTGTCGACGGCGCGCGATTTGTCGCGGCTCGTCGCCGCGGCGAACCGCTATCCGCGCATCAAGACGTTCTCGACCGATACGTCGAAGACGGTCTTCCCCGGCCGCGGCCAGCTCCAGTACGTGAATTCGGATGCGCTCGTGCGCGCCGGCGATTCAAGCATCGTGCTGCAGAAGACGGGCTTCATCAACGAAGCCGGCCATTGCGTCGTGCTCCGCTACGCGGTGCGCGGACGCCCGGTCGACATCGTGCTGCTCGGCGCGCCGGGGCCGAGCGACCATCTTGCGGACGCGCGAAAAATCCGCAACTGGCTCACGTGCTCGATGCCGTGA
- a CDS encoding glycine zipper domain-containing protein has translation MSLIVAARFTTQRAAETAAKRLLESGFVAEDVSLFFVNPRGQHARPSSEYLSHAEHPAAPPPVGALQHARHSTTIGAVAGAIFGVALFSLLTPSLVVAICAAGVGAYLGGWLGRMMHKEDFTRAHARELAHEAIHHEMRSSGMLVAVHVTADSQADAARVLADAGGSDIERATGRWQSGRWADFDPTRTPEPFNGAQQPTHRHA, from the coding sequence ATGTCATTGATCGTCGCAGCACGCTTCACGACGCAGCGCGCCGCCGAGACCGCCGCCAAGCGGCTTCTCGAAAGCGGCTTCGTCGCCGAGGATGTCAGTCTGTTCTTCGTCAATCCGCGCGGCCAGCACGCGCGACCGTCATCCGAATACCTGTCCCACGCGGAACACCCGGCCGCGCCGCCTCCCGTCGGCGCGCTGCAACACGCGAGACACAGCACGACGATCGGCGCCGTCGCAGGCGCGATCTTCGGCGTCGCGCTGTTCTCGCTCCTCACGCCATCGCTCGTCGTCGCGATCTGTGCGGCGGGCGTGGGCGCGTATCTCGGCGGATGGCTCGGCCGGATGATGCACAAGGAGGACTTCACGCGCGCGCATGCGCGCGAGCTCGCGCACGAGGCGATCCATCACGAGATGCGCTCGTCCGGAATGCTCGTCGCCGTACACGTGACGGCCGACTCCCAAGCCGACGCCGCGCGCGTGCTCGCCGATGCGGGCGGCAGCGACATCGAGCGCGCGACCGGGCGCTGGCAGTCGGGCCGCTGGGCGGACTTCGATCCGACCCGCACGCCCGAGCCGTTCAACGGCGCGCAGCAACCGACGCACCGCCACGCGTGA
- a CDS encoding AAA family ATPase, with the protein MLDAGADARAGEPGTDADADADAAVARFFVITGGPGSGKSTLIDALEARGCARSHEAGRGVIQDQTAIGGHALPWRDRAAFAELMLGWEMRSHHLARRARGPVFFDRGVPDVIGYLTLSALPVPAHLAAAAERFRYCRDVFIAPPWPEIYVQDAERKQDYAQAVRTYDTMVDTYAACGYRLIELPRASVDERCRFVLDFVAAAA; encoded by the coding sequence ATGCTTGACGCGGGCGCCGACGCGCGCGCGGGCGAACCGGGCACCGACGCTGATGCCGATGCCGATGCCGCGGTCGCGCGTTTTTTCGTGATTACGGGCGGGCCGGGCTCGGGCAAGAGCACGCTGATCGATGCGCTCGAAGCGCGCGGCTGCGCGCGCTCGCACGAAGCCGGGCGCGGCGTGATCCAGGATCAGACGGCGATCGGCGGACATGCGCTGCCGTGGCGCGATCGCGCCGCGTTCGCCGAATTGATGCTCGGTTGGGAAATGCGCTCGCATCATCTCGCGCGTCGCGCGCGCGGGCCGGTGTTCTTCGATCGCGGCGTGCCCGACGTGATCGGCTATCTGACGCTGTCCGCGCTGCCCGTTCCCGCGCATCTCGCCGCGGCCGCCGAGCGGTTTCGCTATTGCCGCGACGTGTTCATCGCGCCGCCGTGGCCGGAGATCTATGTGCAGGATGCCGAACGCAAGCAGGATTACGCGCAGGCGGTGCGCACTTACGACACGATGGTCGACACCTACGCGGCGTGCGGGTATCGGCTGATCGAACTGCCGCGCGCGAGCGTCGACGAGCGTTGCCGCTTCGTTCTCGATTTCGTCGCGGCGGCGGCGTGA
- a CDS encoding DUF5594 family protein: protein MNPHTARRFDTEFAPRIARAIGDLLERRANTEVVGYGGHGHPTQVRIVSPHAEHVRGYAHPLDIVLTWDTDEIERLMAPDGAARFERYLAALKLKLPAWENARGIDFGSRTQAEVLVLLGGLDFEA, encoded by the coding sequence ATGAACCCCCACACCGCTCGCCGATTCGATACCGAGTTCGCACCGCGCATCGCGCGCGCAATCGGCGACTTGCTCGAGCGACGGGCGAACACCGAGGTCGTCGGCTACGGCGGTCACGGCCATCCGACGCAGGTGCGGATCGTCTCGCCGCACGCCGAGCACGTGCGCGGCTACGCTCATCCGCTCGACATCGTGCTCACGTGGGACACCGACGAGATCGAGCGCCTGATGGCGCCGGACGGCGCCGCGCGCTTCGAGCGCTATCTCGCGGCGTTGAAACTCAAGCTGCCGGCCTGGGAAAACGCGCGCGGCATCGACTTCGGCTCGCGCACGCAGGCCGAAGTGCTCGTGCTGCTCGGCGGGCTCGATTTCGAGGCGTGA
- the eco gene encoding serine protease inhibitor ecotin produces MKSASRLAAWAACAAFVGFSGVAAAASAATPAAGVDPASAPTPSAEDIKMFPAAQAGQKREVIVLPAEKLEDDIRVELVIGKKIKVDCNQHWFGGELKHETVKGWGYPYYVLADVKGPAGTLMACPGQEAQEAFVPVRGGGYLLRYNSRLPIVVYVPNEFEVRYRLWYGSNEVARAVEK; encoded by the coding sequence ATGAAATCAGCCTCTCGCTTGGCCGCCTGGGCGGCGTGCGCCGCATTCGTCGGCTTCTCCGGCGTCGCGGCGGCGGCGAGCGCCGCGACGCCCGCCGCGGGCGTCGATCCCGCGTCCGCGCCCACGCCGTCCGCGGAAGACATCAAGATGTTCCCGGCCGCCCAGGCGGGGCAGAAGCGCGAGGTGATCGTGCTGCCGGCCGAAAAGCTGGAGGACGACATTCGCGTCGAACTGGTGATCGGCAAGAAGATCAAGGTCGATTGCAACCAGCACTGGTTCGGCGGCGAACTCAAGCACGAGACGGTCAAGGGTTGGGGCTATCCGTATTACGTGCTCGCCGACGTGAAGGGGCCGGCCGGCACGTTGATGGCGTGCCCGGGCCAGGAAGCGCAGGAGGCGTTCGTGCCCGTGCGCGGCGGCGGCTACCTGTTGCGCTACAACAGCCGTCTGCCGATCGTCGTGTACGTGCCGAACGAGTTCGAGGTTCGATACCGGTTGTGGTACGGCTCGAACGAAGTGGCGCGCGCGGTCGAGAAGTAA
- a CDS encoding YbhB/YbcL family Raf kinase inhibitor-like protein, with translation MADFRLWTDEFPANGFMPKAQEYHHEGFGVDGGNRSPALHWEGVPADAKSLALTVYDPDAPTGSGFWHWTVVNIPVDATNLPQGAGGAGGASLPAGAVQVRNDYGDEGFGGAAPPRGDKPHRYVFRLHALKVDTLPVTKDTTNAVARFMIHLNEVDSATYTGLYELK, from the coding sequence ATGGCTGATTTCCGGCTTTGGACTGACGAGTTTCCGGCCAACGGCTTCATGCCGAAGGCACAGGAATACCACCACGAAGGCTTCGGCGTAGATGGCGGCAACCGGTCGCCCGCGCTTCACTGGGAAGGCGTGCCCGCCGATGCGAAGAGCCTCGCGCTCACCGTCTACGATCCCGACGCGCCGACGGGCAGCGGCTTCTGGCACTGGACCGTCGTCAACATCCCCGTCGACGCAACGAACCTGCCGCAAGGCGCGGGCGGCGCGGGCGGCGCTTCGCTGCCCGCAGGCGCCGTCCAGGTGCGCAACGACTACGGCGACGAAGGCTTCGGCGGCGCCGCGCCGCCGCGCGGCGACAAGCCGCACCGCTACGTCTTCCGGCTGCACGCGCTGAAGGTCGATACCTTGCCCGTCACGAAGGACACGACCAACGCGGTCGCCCGCTTCATGATCCATCTGAACGAAGTCGATTCGGCGACTTACACCGGTCTCTACGAACTGAAGTGA
- a CDS encoding ABC transporter ATP-binding protein yields the protein MQNPNAVNAPVQTPPAPPRGSEEILRVENVSRGFNKTQGELLVLDGANLSLREGEIVGLLGRSGSGKSTLLRIIAGLIEPTGGDVTYLGKPLNGPAEGVAMVFQTFALFPWLTVLQNVEAGLEALGVGARERRERALAAIDLIGLDGFENAYPRELSGGMRQRVGFARALVVDPTLLLMDEPFSALDVLTAETLRTDLLDLWTQGRMPIKSVLIVTHNIEEAVFMCDRILVLSSNPGRVIAEIKVPFKHPRNRLDPAFRRLVDDIYAKMTARQVGEATKKGLELGSWLPQVSTNLMAGLIETLAAPPYHGRADMPEIARTLHLEVDDLFPIAEVLQYLGFADVREGDVFLTPPGRVFAEFGTQERKMMFAEHLLRHVPLAARIKKVLNERPGHRAPRVRFEQELEDFLSDGAAEETLDAVIDWGRYGEIFSYNDQTEIFSLEDVES from the coding sequence ATGCAAAACCCGAATGCTGTAAATGCACCCGTCCAGACGCCGCCCGCGCCGCCGCGGGGCAGCGAAGAAATCCTGCGCGTCGAGAACGTGAGCCGCGGCTTCAACAAGACGCAGGGCGAGCTGCTCGTGCTCGACGGCGCGAACCTGTCGCTGCGCGAAGGCGAGATCGTCGGGCTGCTCGGCCGCTCGGGCTCCGGCAAATCGACGCTGCTGCGCATCATCGCCGGGCTGATCGAGCCGACGGGCGGCGATGTCACCTATCTCGGCAAGCCGCTCAACGGCCCGGCCGAGGGCGTCGCGATGGTGTTCCAGACGTTTGCGCTGTTTCCGTGGCTCACGGTGCTGCAGAACGTGGAGGCGGGCCTCGAGGCGCTCGGCGTCGGCGCGCGCGAGCGGCGCGAGCGCGCGCTCGCCGCGATCGACCTGATCGGTCTCGACGGCTTCGAGAACGCGTATCCGCGCGAGCTGTCGGGCGGCATGCGCCAGCGCGTCGGCTTCGCGCGCGCGCTCGTCGTCGATCCGACGCTGCTGCTGATGGACGAGCCGTTCTCGGCGCTCGACGTGCTGACGGCCGAGACGCTGCGCACCGACCTGCTCGATCTGTGGACGCAGGGCCGCATGCCGATCAAGTCGGTGCTGATCGTCACGCACAACATCGAGGAAGCGGTGTTCATGTGCGACCGGATTCTCGTGCTGTCGTCGAATCCGGGCCGCGTGATCGCCGAGATCAAGGTGCCGTTCAAGCATCCGCGCAACCGGCTCGACCCCGCGTTCCGCCGGCTCGTCGACGACATCTACGCGAAGATGACTGCGCGCCAGGTCGGCGAAGCGACGAAGAAGGGGCTCGAGCTCGGCAGCTGGCTGCCGCAGGTGTCGACGAACCTGATGGCGGGCCTCATCGAGACGCTCGCCGCGCCGCCGTATCACGGCCGCGCGGACATGCCGGAAATCGCGCGCACGCTGCATCTCGAGGTCGACGATCTGTTCCCGATCGCCGAAGTGCTGCAGTACCTCGGCTTCGCCGACGTGCGCGAGGGCGACGTGTTCCTGACGCCGCCGGGGCGCGTGTTCGCCGAGTTCGGCACGCAGGAGCGCAAGATGATGTTCGCCGAGCATTTGCTGCGCCACGTGCCGCTCGCCGCGCGGATCAAGAAGGTGCTGAACGAGCGCCCGGGGCACCGCGCGCCGCGCGTGCGCTTCGAGCAGGAGCTCGAGGATTTCCTGTCCGACGGCGCGGCCGAGGAGACGCTCGACGCGGTGATCGACTGGGGCCGGTACGGCGAGATCTTCTCGTACAACGATCAGACCGAGATCTTCAGTCTCGAGGACGTCGAGTCCTGA
- a CDS encoding tetratricopeptide repeat protein, whose amino-acid sequence MGTTENHSRSCGDGNLRNRLRQACLYGTIGLVASLSAPCAMSAPNDDAHATADRLRESEGEGITFRTDRYRGVYYQSLPYFMSPDEIIRQPPPHGTEKDWRFASVSWNYARALAYVRKHDVRGAQRAYAKLVKDVIAFRKERPDEVMNSQTAQIMQSVARARIDQMKDDAQRGVRILERSVKQQDKMNYDEPPYWMVPVGQTLAALQIGLGQYDKAIKTLHASLGDDDPEHNAYTSFRGNSWAYFGLTQAYERIGLGNLTPEQQKDYDSARSRLAEYCPPDKNVCALSLDRM is encoded by the coding sequence ATGGGAACAACCGAAAATCATTCGCGTTCTTGCGGCGACGGCAACCTTCGGAACCGGCTCAGGCAAGCTTGCCTGTATGGAACGATCGGCCTTGTGGCTTCGCTGAGCGCGCCTTGCGCGATGTCCGCACCCAATGACGACGCGCATGCCACGGCTGATCGCCTGCGGGAATCGGAAGGCGAAGGCATTACGTTCCGGACCGACCGTTATCGCGGCGTCTATTACCAATCGCTGCCGTATTTCATGTCGCCGGACGAGATCATCCGGCAGCCGCCGCCGCACGGGACAGAAAAGGACTGGCGCTTTGCAAGCGTTTCCTGGAATTACGCACGAGCGCTTGCATACGTCCGCAAACACGATGTTCGCGGCGCGCAACGTGCGTACGCGAAACTTGTAAAGGACGTGATCGCCTTCAGGAAAGAGCGGCCCGACGAAGTGATGAACAGCCAGACGGCACAGATCATGCAATCGGTCGCGCGCGCGCGGATCGACCAGATGAAAGACGACGCGCAACGCGGGGTGCGCATTCTCGAACGCTCCGTCAAGCAGCAGGACAAGATGAACTACGACGAGCCGCCTTACTGGATGGTTCCGGTCGGGCAAACCCTGGCCGCGCTCCAGATCGGCCTAGGCCAATACGACAAGGCGATCAAGACGCTCCACGCGTCGCTCGGCGACGACGACCCGGAACACAACGCGTACACGAGTTTCAGAGGCAACAGCTGGGCCTATTTCGGCTTGACGCAGGCCTATGAAAGAATCGGGCTAGGAAATTTGACACCCGAGCAGCAAAAGGACTACGACAGCGCGCGGAGCCGGCTCGCCGAATACTGCCCGCCCGACAAGAATGTTTGCGCTTTGTCGCTCGATCGCATGTAG
- the otsA gene encoding alpha,alpha-trehalose-phosphate synthase (UDP-forming): MSRLIVVSNRVAAGQDARPTAGGLAVGVLDALKETGGVWFGWNGEIAGAPEAPVIERDGNVTYATVGLTRRDYDQYYRGFSNATLWPVFHYRGDLARFDRQEYAGYLRVNCALAKHLRELVQPDDIIWVHDYHLLPFAHCLRELGVKNPIGFFLHIPFPSSEVLRTVPPHEELMKFMCAYDVVGLQTENDKQAFVDYIERRGLGTSSEDGILHAHGRVVKVAAYPIGIYPDAIGKAAVEYGSRKAVKALRDTMGERKLVISVDRLDYSKGLVERFQAFERMLANAPGWQGRVSLVQIAPPTRSDVQTYQRIRQTLEGEAGRINGRFAQLDWTPIQYLNRKYERNLLMALFRLSQVGYVTPLRDGMNLVAKEYVASQDSNDPGVLVLSEFAGAAAELPGALLVNPFDLSQMAESLERALAMPLEERQARHAENIERLRGNDLSVWRDSFLADLRSVATAASVTQRAGRRVANA, encoded by the coding sequence ATGAGCAGATTGATCGTGGTATCGAATCGCGTGGCGGCCGGCCAGGATGCGCGTCCGACCGCGGGCGGGCTGGCGGTCGGCGTGCTCGACGCGCTGAAGGAGACGGGCGGCGTCTGGTTCGGCTGGAACGGCGAGATCGCCGGCGCGCCCGAGGCGCCCGTGATCGAGCGGGACGGCAACGTGACCTACGCGACCGTCGGCCTCACCCGCCGCGACTACGACCAGTACTACCGCGGCTTCTCGAACGCCACGCTCTGGCCCGTGTTCCACTATCGCGGGGATCTCGCGCGCTTCGATCGCCAGGAATACGCGGGCTATCTGCGCGTGAACTGCGCGCTCGCGAAGCATCTGCGCGAGCTCGTGCAGCCCGACGACATCATCTGGGTGCACGACTACCACCTGCTGCCGTTCGCGCATTGCCTGCGCGAGCTCGGCGTGAAGAATCCGATCGGCTTCTTTCTGCACATTCCGTTCCCGTCGTCCGAGGTCCTACGCACCGTCCCGCCGCACGAAGAGCTGATGAAGTTCATGTGCGCGTACGACGTCGTCGGCTTGCAGACGGAAAACGACAAGCAGGCGTTCGTCGACTACATCGAACGGCGCGGGCTCGGCACGTCGAGCGAGGACGGGATACTGCACGCGCACGGCCGCGTCGTGAAGGTCGCCGCGTATCCGATCGGCATCTATCCGGACGCGATCGGCAAGGCGGCCGTCGAATACGGCTCGCGCAAGGCGGTGAAGGCGCTGCGCGACACGATGGGCGAGCGCAAGCTCGTGATCAGCGTCGATCGTCTCGACTACTCGAAGGGCCTCGTCGAGCGCTTCCAGGCGTTCGAGCGGATGCTCGCGAACGCGCCCGGCTGGCAGGGGCGCGTGTCGCTCGTGCAGATCGCGCCGCCGACCCGCTCCGACGTGCAGACCTATCAGCGCATCCGGCAGACGCTCGAAGGCGAGGCGGGGCGCATCAACGGCCGCTTCGCGCAGCTCGACTGGACGCCGATCCAGTACCTGAACCGCAAGTACGAGCGCAATCTGCTGATGGCGCTGTTCCGGCTGTCGCAGGTCGGCTACGTGACGCCGCTGCGCGACGGGATGAATCTCGTCGCGAAGGAGTACGTCGCGTCGCAGGATTCGAACGATCCGGGCGTGCTCGTGCTGTCCGAATTCGCGGGCGCCGCGGCCGAGCTGCCGGGCGCGTTGCTCGTGAACCCGTTCGACCTGTCGCAGATGGCGGAGTCGCTCGAGCGCGCGCTCGCGATGCCGCTCGAGGAGCGGCAGGCGCGCCACGCGGAGAACATCGAGCGGCTGCGCGGCAACGATCTGTCGGTGTGGCGCGATTCGTTCCTCGCGGATCTGCGCAGCGTCGCGACGGCCGCGTCGGTCACGCAGCGCGCGGGGCGGCGCGTCGCGAATGCTTGA
- a CDS encoding MFS transporter — translation MNADSGLPLPQRYWAIVCVALGITLAVLDGAIANVALPTIARDLRASDAASIWIVNAYQLAVTISLLPLASLGDRIGYRRVYIAGLALFTAASLGCALSSTLPALATLRVIQGFGAAGIMSVNTALVRMIYPSSQLGRGVAINAMVVALSSAVGPTVASAVLAVAPWPWLFAINVPIGIAAVYGSLRALPVNPGRDAPYDFIGAAMNACVFGLLIVSVDGLGHGENRANVAATALAAVVIGYFFVRRQLSQPAPLLPVDLLRIPIFALSIGTSVASFTSQMLAFVALPFWLQNTLGFSQVQTGLYMTPWPLVIVVAAPLAGVLSDRYSAGALGGIGLALFASGLLALATIGAHPAPVDIVWRMALCGAGFGLFQSPNNRAILSSAPRERAGGASGMLGTARLTGQTLGAALVALIFGVAPQHGPTIALYAATAFAAVAAAVSLMRIRAKRDTAAAAG, via the coding sequence ATGAACGCCGACTCCGGACTGCCGCTCCCGCAACGCTACTGGGCGATCGTCTGCGTCGCGCTAGGCATCACGCTCGCCGTACTCGACGGCGCGATCGCGAACGTCGCGCTGCCGACGATCGCCCGCGATCTGCGCGCCTCCGACGCCGCATCGATCTGGATCGTCAACGCGTACCAGCTCGCCGTCACGATTTCGCTGCTGCCGCTCGCGTCGCTCGGCGACCGGATCGGCTACCGGCGCGTCTACATCGCGGGGCTCGCGCTCTTCACCGCGGCATCGCTCGGCTGCGCGCTGTCGAGCACGCTGCCCGCGCTCGCGACGCTGCGCGTGATCCAGGGCTTCGGCGCCGCCGGCATCATGAGCGTGAATACCGCGCTCGTGCGGATGATCTATCCGTCGTCGCAGCTCGGGCGCGGCGTCGCGATCAATGCCATGGTCGTCGCGCTGTCGTCGGCGGTCGGGCCGACCGTCGCGTCCGCGGTGCTCGCCGTCGCGCCCTGGCCGTGGCTCTTCGCGATCAACGTGCCGATCGGCATCGCCGCCGTGTACGGCAGCCTGCGCGCGCTGCCCGTGAATCCGGGCCGCGACGCGCCGTACGACTTCATCGGCGCGGCGATGAACGCGTGCGTGTTCGGGCTGCTGATCGTCTCCGTCGACGGGCTCGGTCACGGCGAGAATCGCGCGAACGTCGCGGCCACCGCACTCGCGGCCGTCGTCATCGGCTACTTCTTCGTCAGGCGCCAGTTGTCGCAGCCCGCGCCGCTTTTGCCCGTCGATCTGCTGCGCATCCCGATCTTCGCGCTGTCGATCGGCACGTCGGTCGCGTCGTTCACGTCGCAGATGCTCGCGTTCGTCGCGCTGCCGTTCTGGCTGCAGAACACGCTCGGCTTTTCGCAGGTGCAGACCGGGCTCTACATGACGCCGTGGCCGCTCGTCATCGTGGTCGCCGCGCCGCTCGCGGGCGTGCTGTCCGACCGCTATTCGGCGGGCGCGCTGGGCGGCATCGGCCTCGCGCTCTTCGCATCCGGCCTCCTCGCGCTCGCAACGATCGGCGCGCATCCGGCGCCCGTCGACATCGTCTGGCGGATGGCGCTCTGCGGCGCGGGCTTCGGGCTCTTCCAGTCGCCGAACAACCGCGCGATCCTGTCGTCCGCGCCGCGCGAACGCGCGGGCGGCGCAAGCGGGATGCTCGGCACCGCGCGGCTCACCGGGCAGACGCTCGGCGCCGCGCTCGTCGCGCTGATCTTCGGCGTCGCGCCGCAGCATGGGCCGACGATCGCGCTCTATGCAGCGACCGCGTTCGCCGCCGTCGCCGCCGCCGTCAGCCTGATGAGAATCAGGGCGAAACGCGACACGGCCGCCGCCGCGGGGTAA